From the Rhinatrema bivittatum chromosome 3, aRhiBiv1.1, whole genome shotgun sequence genome, one window contains:
- the LOC115088594 gene encoding uncharacterized protein LOC115088594: MQADSGESGPESEEVGLGPADPPPSSPGDEMAADVAEVSLNASVFDFSFLPAEDSSPPARSLCAPAFRASPPPAALLPPVPSAARATRRSKFSAAQPSGNPRARPVGPPLPGLRGAGGRRGRAGRLAHCVPRSRLPVPGASGPRGPGDVPGPTPHPASGAPPDGSRVSKHSSQDTAGYIRKGEKFSVGSSVPTVIPRRWGSSSRGRIRDSIVRGKGLLRAPRRGDGDQPTAPPSASLSEHVLPHQFAGNALEQEGFGGWTAWSERSAGLGDRAVDPLFGVLAGRQEGQARGRARRVAAGPDPRVKGSHGIVGVGNRGGTEVCFLPDPDDDELPGTSSHEAWREREFPGALSRPVHSGALSSGSDGSRRKLAKEQRSRVDAGAERKSVRGQQECVWVVGHSFIHWAANRAQHRPYGLNLELDERSWKIVWLSHRGMKWDNLLSMVEQSASQLELPKIVLIHLGGNDVGAGSCKDLIVKIKKDFGTLMNAMPDTHWGWSDIIVRFKFLQSHLWCRGVKKLNTQVACETIKVCCGIRHFDVTEALCCGDPYPEDCIVSFKCCSVLDPACVGALCVADFDG, from the exons aTGCAAGCAGATTCCGGCGAAAGCGGCCCTGAGTCGGAGGAAGTCGGCTTGGGCCCCGCTGACCCTCCGCCCTCCTCCCCCGGCGACGAGATGGCGGCAGATGTGGCTGAGGTTTCATTAAATGCCTCAGTTTTTGATTTCAGCTTCCTGCCTGCTGAGGACAGCTCGCCTCCCGCCCGCTCCCTTTGCGCGCCGGCCTTTCGCGCCTCCCCCCCTCCTGCGGCGCTCTTACCTCCTGTCCCCTCGGCAGCCCGTGCTACTCGCCGTTCTAAGTTTAGTGCGGCGCAGCCCAGCGGTAACCCCCGCGCGCGCCCAGTCGGACCTCCCCTCCCGGGTTTGCGTGGAGCTGGTGGAAGGAGAGGCCGTGCCGGCAGGCTTGCCCATTGCGTGCCCCGGTCTCGCCTGCCTGTCCCCGGTGCTTCCGGGCCACGTGGGCCTGGTGATGTTCCCGGCCCGACCCCTCATCCAGCGAGCGGGGCACCTCCCGATGGAAGCCGGGTGAGTAAGCACAGCTCACAGGACACAGCAGGATACATTAGGAAAGGGGAGAAGTTTAGTGTGGGTAGCTCAGTGCCTACTGTTATTCCCCGGCGCTGGGGATCCAGCTCCCGGGGCCGCATCCGGGATTCCATTGTGCGGGGTAAGGGGTTGTTGAGAGCCCCACGGCGTGGTGACGGAGACCAGCCTACGGCACCTCCCAGTGCTTCCCTTAGTGAGCACGTGCTCCCCCATCAGTTTGCAGGGAACGCACTAGAGCAGGAGGGATTCGGGGGATGGACGGCATGGAGCGAGCGCTCGGCCGGGCTGGGGGATAGGGCGGTTGACCCTTTATTTGGGGTCCTGGCCGGCAGGCAGGAGGGTCAGGCAAGGGGTAGAGCACGCAGGGTGGCAGCAGGGCCTGATCCGCGGGTGAAGGGTTCCCATGGGATAGTGGGGGTGGGTAACCGGGGAGGGACGGAGGTGTGTTTTCTTCCAGATCCCGATGACGACGAGTTACCAGGGACTTCCAGCCATGAAgcttggagggagagagagtttcCTGGTGCATTATCTAGGCCGGTGCATAGTGGGGCATTGTCTAGTGGATCAGACGGCAGCAGGAGGAAATTGGCGAAGGAGCAACGGAGCAGGGTGGATGCTGGCGCAG AAAGAAAGTCAGTGCGGGGGCAACAAGAATGTgtctgggtcgtgggccattcttttatCCATTGGGCTGCGAATAGAGCGCAACACAGACCGTATGGGCTGAACTTGGAGTTGGATGAGAGGAGTTGGAAGATCGTATGGCTCAGTCATCGAGGGATGAAATGGGACAACTTGCTATCCATGGTGGAACAAAGTGCATCACAACTGGAGCTTCCAAAAATTGTGCTTATTCATTTGGGGGGAAACGACGTGGGCGCGGGATCTTGCAAGGACTTGATCGTTAAGATTAAGAAGGATTTCGGGACTTTGATGAATGCCATGCCCGATACACATTGGGGGTGGTCGGACATCATTGTTCGTTTTAAATTCCTGCAGTCTCACTTATGGTGTAGGGGGGTTAAAAAGTTAAATACACAGGTTG CTTGTGAAACTATTAAGGTTTGCTGTGGTATTAGGCATTTTGATGTTACTGAAGCTTTGTGCTGTGGCGATCCATACCCAGAGGACTGCATTGTCTCTTTCAAATGCTGTTCTGtactggatcctgcctgtgttggTGCTTTGTGCGTGGCAGACTTCGATGGCTAA